In one window of Thermus aquaticus DNA:
- a CDS encoding flavodoxin family protein, with translation MGLRVLGVNASARTDGFTAELLDEVLEAARRKGAETERLDLVKHPFPLCAGNYSLDPASCGPETCVQGPWDGFGRVAERILAADAVVFATPVYWFSASARMKALLERMTSMENQGLLNLGKPMALLAVAEEEGAAQALAQMLLPLSYMGFVLAPLGLVYAHRRGKGTLKEDLEVLEDARIAGENLVLMAERLKGTAFQEPLPSYQYRLPKLPGAAAD, from the coding sequence ATGGGCTTACGCGTGCTCGGCGTCAACGCATCGGCACGGACCGACGGGTTTACGGCGGAGCTTTTGGATGAGGTTCTGGAGGCGGCCAGGCGCAAGGGGGCAGAGACCGAGCGCCTGGACCTGGTGAAGCACCCCTTTCCCCTCTGCGCGGGGAACTACTCCTTAGACCCCGCCTCCTGCGGCCCCGAGACCTGCGTCCAGGGGCCCTGGGACGGGTTCGGCAGGGTGGCGGAGCGGATCCTCGCTGCCGACGCCGTGGTTTTCGCCACCCCGGTCTACTGGTTCAGCGCCTCCGCCCGGATGAAGGCCCTTCTGGAGCGGATGACCTCCATGGAGAACCAGGGCCTCCTCAACCTGGGCAAACCCATGGCCCTCCTGGCCGTGGCCGAGGAGGAGGGGGCGGCCCAGGCCCTGGCCCAGATGCTCCTGCCCTTGAGCTACATGGGCTTCGTCCTGGCCCCCTTGGGCCTGGTCTACGCCCACCGCAGGGGAAAGGGGACCTTGAAGGAGGACCTCGAGGTCCTGGAGGACGCCCGCATCGCCGGGGAGAACCTGGTCCTCATGGCCGAGAGGCTGAAGGGGACGGCCTTCCAGGAGCCTTTGCCCAGTTACCAGTACCGCCTGCCCAAGCTTCCCGGGGCCGCCGCGGACTAA
- a CDS encoding TatD family hydrolase produces MTDTHAHLDFLEPEELLEVEAHLGELRAVLTLGVDPGRWEKTLALAQGNVHAAIGLHPTSAHLLSPEVEAALRHYARAERVRAIGETGLDYHWTPETKGAQFRALDLQAALAEELGLPLVLHVRSKDGKAEEDLAAWLRLHRPKKVVLHAYGGHPALEEAGLEVGAYFSFAGPLTYKKNEALREAARRLPKEKLLVETDTPFLPPEPFRGQRNRPHYVRYTLERVAQVLSLPFSEAEALTDENARACFGWT; encoded by the coding sequence ATGACCGACACCCACGCCCACCTGGACTTCCTGGAGCCCGAGGAGCTTCTGGAGGTAGAGGCCCACCTGGGGGAGCTCAGGGCCGTCCTCACCCTGGGCGTGGACCCAGGGCGCTGGGAGAAGACCCTGGCCCTGGCCCAGGGAAACGTCCACGCCGCCATCGGCCTCCATCCCACCAGCGCCCACCTCCTCTCCCCCGAGGTGGAAGCGGCCCTCCGGCACTACGCCCGGGCGGAGAGGGTGCGGGCCATCGGGGAGACGGGCCTGGACTACCACTGGACCCCGGAGACCAAAGGCGCCCAGTTCCGGGCCCTGGACCTCCAGGCGGCGCTGGCGGAGGAGCTTGGGCTCCCTTTGGTCCTCCACGTGCGGAGCAAGGACGGGAAGGCGGAAGAGGACCTGGCGGCCTGGCTTCGCCTCCACCGGCCTAAAAAGGTGGTCCTCCACGCCTATGGCGGCCACCCGGCCCTCGAGGAGGCGGGCTTGGAGGTGGGCGCCTACTTCAGCTTCGCCGGGCCCCTCACCTACAAGAAGAACGAGGCCTTGAGGGAAGCGGCCAGGCGGCTTCCCAAGGAGAAGCTTCTGGTGGAGACCGACACCCCCTTCCTCCCCCCGGAACCCTTCCGGGGCCAAAGGAACCGCCCCCACTACGTGCGCTACACCCTGGAAAGGGTGGCCCAGGTCCTAAGCCTCCCCTTCTCTGAGGCCGAGGCCCTCACCGACGAAAACGCCAGGGCATGCTTTGGCTGGACATGA
- the aspS gene encoding aspartate--tRNA(Asn) ligase: MRILVKDLQAHVGEEVELLGFLHWRRDLGKVQFLLLRDRSGVVQVVTGGMRLPLPESSLRVRGLVVESPKAPGGLEVQAKEVEVLSPALEPTPVEIPKEEWRAHPDTLLEYRYVTLRGEKARAPLRVQAALVRGFRRYLDRQDFTEIFTPKVVRAGAEGGSGLFGVDYFEKRAYLAQSPQLYKQIMVGVFERVYEVAPVWRMEEHNTSRHLNEYLSLDVEMGFIGSEEDLMALEEELLGEMLEEALSSAGREIALLEAEWPSPPHNIPRLTHAEARRILKEELGYPVGQDLSEEAERLLGQYARERWGSDWLFLTRYPRAIRPFYTYPEDDGTTRSFDLLFRGLEITSGGQRIHRYGDLLESLKAKGMDPEGFQGYLEVFKYGMPPHGGFAIGAERLTQKLLGLPNVRYARAFPRDRHRLTP, translated from the coding sequence ATGCGCATCTTGGTCAAGGACTTGCAAGCTCACGTGGGCGAGGAGGTGGAGCTTTTGGGGTTTCTGCACTGGCGCAGGGACCTGGGCAAGGTGCAGTTCCTCCTCCTCAGGGACCGAAGCGGCGTGGTCCAGGTGGTGACGGGGGGGATGCGGCTACCCCTGCCCGAGTCCTCCTTGAGGGTCCGGGGTCTGGTGGTGGAAAGCCCCAAGGCCCCGGGGGGCCTCGAGGTCCAGGCCAAGGAGGTGGAGGTCCTCTCCCCCGCCCTGGAGCCCACCCCGGTGGAGATCCCCAAGGAGGAGTGGCGGGCCCACCCCGACACCCTCCTGGAGTACCGCTACGTGACCTTGAGGGGGGAGAAGGCCCGGGCCCCCCTCAGGGTGCAGGCCGCCTTGGTGCGGGGCTTCCGCCGCTATCTGGACCGGCAGGACTTCACCGAGATCTTCACCCCCAAGGTGGTGCGGGCCGGGGCGGAGGGGGGGTCTGGCCTCTTCGGGGTGGACTACTTTGAGAAGCGGGCCTACCTGGCCCAGTCCCCTCAGCTTTACAAGCAGATCATGGTGGGGGTCTTTGAACGGGTCTACGAGGTGGCCCCCGTGTGGCGCATGGAGGAGCACAACACCAGCCGCCACCTGAACGAGTACCTCTCCCTGGACGTGGAGATGGGCTTCATTGGGAGCGAGGAGGACCTCATGGCGCTGGAGGAGGAGCTCCTAGGGGAGATGCTGGAGGAGGCCCTCTCCTCGGCGGGGCGGGAGATCGCCCTTCTAGAGGCAGAGTGGCCCTCCCCTCCCCACAACATCCCCCGCCTCACCCACGCCGAGGCCCGCAGGATCCTCAAGGAGGAGCTGGGCTACCCCGTGGGCCAGGACCTCTCCGAGGAGGCGGAAAGGCTTCTTGGGCAGTACGCCAGGGAACGCTGGGGGTCGGACTGGCTCTTCCTCACCCGCTACCCCAGGGCCATCCGCCCCTTTTACACCTACCCCGAGGATGACGGCACCACCCGGAGCTTTGACCTGCTCTTCCGGGGCCTGGAGATCACCTCCGGCGGCCAGCGCATCCACCGGTACGGGGACCTCTTGGAAAGCCTGAAGGCCAAGGGGATGGACCCGGAGGGCTTCCAGGGCTATTTGGAGGTCTTCAAGTACGGCATGCCCCCCCACGGGGGCTTCGCCATCGGGGCGGAGAGGCTCACCCAGAAGCTTCTCGGACTCCCCAACGTGCGCTATGCCCGGGCCTTTCCCCGGGACCGGCACCGCCTCACCCCCTAA
- a CDS encoding lipocalin family protein has product MKRLSLLAFLLAACAPALLGVDPARLPDPGDWDPKPAPLEWWYASGWAYPYAFHFAFFKAYAPPSYRILGLPGSLFGAFHAAHLALTDLRTGERRFLEASDQDLLGPRGRAEPGPRLEVSGFRFLREGTGFRLLAEGVDLLFLPLKPPVVHPPGYSGTEETGRMYYQSYTRAHAQGRVLGERAEGEAWLDHQWGEQLSGVSATWDWFGLHLSDGSELMAYQVKDREGRVVQVLGSRVDPLGRAEAVELAFVPLEAWTSPSGRTYTLFWRLRGPELDLRLRPLFQEGEILSRTTRVAYWEGPVVGEGSFRGYSVQARGMGEFVARLFRP; this is encoded by the coding sequence ATGAAGCGCCTCTCCCTCCTGGCGTTCCTCCTCGCCGCCTGCGCTCCCGCCCTTCTGGGCGTGGACCCGGCCCGCCTCCCCGACCCCGGGGACTGGGACCCCAAACCCGCCCCGCTGGAGTGGTGGTACGCCTCGGGGTGGGCGTACCCCTACGCCTTCCACTTCGCCTTCTTCAAGGCCTACGCCCCGCCCTCCTACCGCATCCTGGGCCTACCGGGAAGCCTCTTCGGGGCCTTTCACGCCGCCCACCTGGCCCTCACCGACCTGCGCACCGGCGAACGGCGCTTTCTGGAGGCCTCGGACCAGGACCTCTTGGGGCCGAGGGGCCGGGCGGAGCCGGGCCCCAGGCTGGAGGTCTCGGGCTTCCGCTTCCTCCGGGAGGGGACGGGCTTCCGCCTCCTGGCCGAGGGGGTGGACCTCCTCTTCCTCCCCTTGAAGCCCCCCGTGGTCCACCCGCCCGGCTACTCGGGCACCGAGGAGACGGGGCGGATGTACTACCAGTCCTACACCCGGGCTCATGCCCAGGGCCGGGTCCTGGGGGAGCGGGCAGAGGGGGAGGCCTGGCTGGACCACCAGTGGGGGGAGCAGCTTTCCGGGGTCTCGGCCACCTGGGACTGGTTTGGCCTCCACCTCTCCGATGGCTCCGAGCTCATGGCCTACCAGGTGAAGGACCGGGAGGGGCGGGTGGTCCAGGTGCTGGGAAGCCGGGTGGACCCCCTGGGCCGGGCGGAGGCGGTGGAGCTGGCCTTCGTCCCCCTCGAGGCCTGGACCAGCCCCTCGGGGCGCACCTACACCCTCTTCTGGCGGCTTAGGGGCCCGGAGCTGGACCTCAGGCTCAGGCCCCTCTTCCAGGAGGGGGAGATCCTCTCCCGGACCACCCGGGTGGCCTACTGGGAGGGCCCGGTGGTGGGGGAGGGGTCTTTCCGGGGCTATTCCGTCCAGGCCCGGGGCATGGGAGAGTTTGTGGCCAGGCTCTTCCGCCCCTAA
- a CDS encoding aldehyde ferredoxin oxidoreductase family protein: protein MPKGYHDRVAFVDLSQGKVWYEAYGEAFWRRYLGGRALAAYLLLKHVPKGADPLGPENALVFAPGVLTGTPISGSGRNTVAAKSPLTGGYGDAEGGGFFGAELKNAGLDALVVLGKAESPVYLHVEGGEVAIHPAFHLWGKDPLEVEALIKEVHGASTRVAQIGLAGENGVLIANVIHDLAHFAGRGGLGAVMGAKGLKAVSARASKETLPAYHDPARLKELARCMAKERMERAAGLVTMGTVGAVRPFNLRGVLPSHNFLDGFLEGAEALDGTSLDALGIRVGRDTCYACVIRCKQVVKIEGTGKYDVRPEYGGPEYEGLGALGSTCGVTDPYAVTKANTLCNQYGLDVIGVGVTIACAMEAVERGFLDDEGLGLRFGNGDALIAAIERLARKEGRLGVLLALGARRLAEAIGHPELAMHVKGQEVPMHDPRYKRALGVGYAVSPTGADHNHNLHDTAYTKEGKALMELRFYGEDFAPLPIEDLSEAKVRMLWTKTRERGFVNSLVMCDFVPWTPEEWREALHAATGFWLSPEEMLLVGERTLQLTRLFNLREGVSPEEDRLPERFFQPFRKGNPEARLDKEAFQRALEAYRRLAGWEEGVDAGRLRALGLEEFQNALA from the coding sequence ATGCCCAAGGGATATCACGACCGGGTGGCCTTCGTGGACCTATCCCAGGGGAAGGTCTGGTACGAGGCTTACGGCGAGGCCTTCTGGCGCAGGTACCTGGGGGGGCGGGCTTTGGCGGCCTACCTCCTCCTCAAGCACGTGCCCAAGGGGGCGGACCCCCTGGGCCCCGAGAACGCCCTGGTCTTCGCCCCCGGGGTCCTCACCGGCACCCCCATCTCCGGATCGGGGCGCAACACCGTGGCCGCCAAAAGCCCCCTCACCGGAGGCTACGGGGACGCCGAGGGCGGGGGCTTCTTCGGGGCCGAGCTCAAGAACGCCGGGCTGGACGCCCTGGTGGTCCTGGGAAAGGCGGAAAGCCCGGTCTACCTGCACGTGGAAGGGGGAGAGGTGGCCATCCACCCCGCTTTCCACCTCTGGGGGAAGGACCCCCTCGAGGTGGAGGCCCTCATCAAGGAGGTCCACGGCGCCAGCACCCGCGTCGCCCAGATCGGCCTGGCGGGGGAGAACGGGGTCCTCATCGCCAACGTGATCCACGACCTGGCCCACTTCGCCGGGCGGGGGGGCCTGGGGGCGGTCATGGGGGCCAAGGGCCTGAAGGCGGTCTCTGCCCGGGCCAGCAAGGAGACCCTCCCCGCCTACCACGACCCCGCCCGCCTTAAGGAGCTGGCCCGCTGCATGGCCAAGGAGCGCATGGAAAGGGCGGCGGGCCTGGTCACCATGGGGACGGTGGGCGCGGTGCGCCCCTTTAACCTGAGGGGGGTCCTCCCCAGCCACAACTTCCTGGACGGCTTTTTGGAGGGGGCCGAGGCCCTGGACGGCACCAGCTTGGACGCTCTCGGTATCCGCGTCGGCCGGGACACCTGCTACGCCTGCGTCATCCGCTGCAAGCAGGTGGTGAAGATTGAGGGCACCGGCAAGTACGACGTCCGCCCCGAGTACGGCGGGCCCGAGTACGAGGGCCTGGGGGCTTTGGGCTCCACGTGCGGGGTCACCGATCCCTACGCCGTTACCAAGGCCAACACCCTCTGCAACCAGTACGGCTTAGACGTGATCGGGGTGGGGGTGACCATCGCCTGCGCCATGGAGGCAGTGGAGCGGGGATTTTTGGATGACGAAGGGCTTGGCCTCCGCTTCGGCAACGGGGACGCCCTCATCGCCGCCATTGAGCGCCTGGCCCGGAAGGAGGGGCGGCTTGGGGTCCTCTTGGCCCTGGGGGCCAGGCGCCTGGCCGAGGCCATCGGCCACCCGGAACTGGCCATGCACGTCAAGGGGCAGGAGGTGCCCATGCACGACCCCCGGTACAAGCGGGCCCTGGGCGTGGGCTACGCCGTGAGCCCCACGGGCGCCGACCACAACCACAACCTCCACGACACCGCCTACACCAAGGAGGGGAAGGCCCTCATGGAGCTCCGCTTTTACGGGGAGGACTTCGCTCCCCTCCCCATAGAGGATCTCTCCGAGGCCAAGGTGCGGATGCTCTGGACCAAGACCCGGGAGCGGGGCTTCGTCAACAGCCTGGTGATGTGCGACTTCGTTCCCTGGACCCCCGAGGAGTGGCGGGAGGCCCTTCACGCCGCCACGGGCTTCTGGCTCTCCCCAGAGGAGATGCTTTTGGTGGGGGAGAGGACGCTCCAGCTCACCCGGCTCTTCAACCTGCGGGAGGGGGTCTCCCCTGAGGAGGACCGCCTGCCTGAGCGCTTCTTCCAGCCCTTCCGCAAGGGCAACCCCGAGGCCCGCCTGGACAAGGAGGCCTTCCAGAGGGCCCTAGAGGCCTACCGCCGCCTGGCGGGCTGGGAAGAGGGGGTGGACGCCGGGCGGCTAAGGGCCCTGGGGCTAGAGGAGTTCCAGAACGCCCTGGCGTAG
- the tsaB gene encoding tRNA (adenosine(37)-N6)-threonylcarbamoyltransferase complex dimerization subunit type 1 TsaB, which yields MGGVWTLTLDTATPYLSLGLFRGEEGLGRVVRVERRHEEVLFGLLDETLEALGARREEIGALVLGEGPGSYTGLRIALAAGEGVALALGARVYGVSSLLAAAWPYLEEGKPLTPLFTARNRLYYGATYVKEGGKPRTLTPPTRMRAEELPQPPHLLDAPPDPRALYELLPFAREGVEPLYL from the coding sequence ATGGGGGGCGTGTGGACCCTCACCCTGGACACCGCCACCCCCTACCTCTCCTTGGGCCTCTTCCGCGGGGAGGAGGGCCTGGGGAGGGTGGTGCGGGTGGAAAGGCGGCACGAGGAGGTGCTCTTCGGCCTCCTGGACGAAACCCTGGAGGCGCTGGGGGCGAGGAGGGAGGAGATCGGGGCCCTGGTCCTGGGGGAGGGCCCGGGCTCCTACACCGGCCTGCGCATCGCCCTGGCGGCCGGGGAGGGCGTGGCCCTGGCCTTGGGGGCCAGGGTCTACGGTGTGAGCTCCCTCCTGGCCGCCGCCTGGCCCTATTTGGAGGAGGGGAAACCCCTCACCCCCCTCTTCACCGCCCGAAACCGGCTCTACTACGGGGCCACTTACGTGAAGGAAGGCGGGAAGCCCAGAACCCTCACCCCCCCCACCCGGATGCGGGCGGAGGAGCTTCCCCAACCCCCCCACCTCCTGGACGCCCCACCGGACCCCCGGGCCCTCTACGAGCTTCTGCCCTTCGCCCGGGAGGGGGTGGAGCCCCTTTACCTCTAA
- a CDS encoding DUF58 domain-containing protein: MTRYRIAAKPYLPYPGERLARRKGLGGEFYELRPYAAGDEVRRVHWRAYAKTGRLYTRLETAPERARFRLFLDESESMRLHGKLPYAEKVASLLLRIARQEDPLARLERGLPRDLRPGRGVLVLLTDGLDPLPWPRLLPRRVVLVQILSSLELDPPLEEALLRDVETGEALPVGREEVKAYKKALAEHLKGLRLLALLRGRYALLKAGEAPLPGLLRQGVLELL, translated from the coding sequence ATGACCCGCTACCGCATCGCCGCCAAGCCCTACCTCCCCTATCCCGGGGAGCGCCTGGCCCGCAGGAAAGGGCTTGGGGGGGAGTTTTACGAGCTCAGGCCCTACGCGGCAGGGGACGAGGTGCGCCGGGTCCACTGGCGGGCCTACGCCAAGACGGGGAGGCTCTACACCCGCCTGGAGACCGCCCCGGAAAGGGCCCGCTTCCGCCTCTTCCTGGACGAAAGCGAGAGCATGCGCCTCCACGGGAAGCTCCCCTACGCGGAAAAGGTAGCCTCCCTCCTCCTCAGGATCGCCCGCCAGGAAGACCCCCTGGCCCGCTTGGAGCGGGGCCTTCCCCGGGACCTCCGCCCGGGGAGGGGCGTGCTCGTCCTCCTCACCGACGGCCTGGACCCCCTGCCCTGGCCCAGGCTCCTCCCCAGAAGGGTGGTCCTGGTCCAGATCCTATCCTCCCTGGAGCTGGACCCGCCCCTGGAGGAGGCCCTTCTTAGGGACGTGGAAACCGGGGAGGCCCTCCCCGTGGGGAGGGAGGAGGTGAAGGCCTACAAGAAGGCCCTGGCGGAGCACCTCAAGGGCCTTCGCCTCCTCGCCCTCCTCCGGGGGCGGTACGCCCTCCTCAAGGCGGGGGAAGCCCCCCTACCGGGCCTCCTACGCCAGGGCGTTCTGGAACTCCTCTAG